From the genome of Gemmatimonas phototrophica, one region includes:
- a CDS encoding HigA family addiction module antitoxin, which yields MSTKPIPTLIPRPSIEQMVEPPAHAGEVLREDFLVPLGITQTAFAARLGISLQRLNDLLCGRRGVTVDTALRLARVLGTSAQFWINLQDARELWDAVHGPNAKEIEKLEPLQHDRDGRLVASA from the coding sequence ATGAGCACCAAGCCAATCCCGACGCTCATCCCGCGCCCGTCCATCGAGCAGATGGTGGAGCCGCCAGCGCACGCAGGTGAGGTGCTGCGCGAGGACTTCCTGGTGCCGCTCGGCATCACGCAGACGGCCTTCGCCGCGCGGCTGGGGATCTCGTTGCAGCGCCTGAACGACCTGTTGTGCGGCCGTCGCGGGGTGACGGTGGACACCGCGCTCCGCTTGGCGCGCGTGTTGGGCACGTCGGCGCAGTTCTGGATCAACCTGCAGGACGCGCGCGAGTTGTGGGACGCCGTGCACGGTCCTAATGCGAAAGAGATCGAGAAGCTCGAGCCACTGCAGCATGACCGGGATGGGCGGCTTGTGGCGTCCGCTTGA
- a CDS encoding DMT family transporter: protein MTEHADPHAERRAAIAATVACICFGASVVATRYVVPQTTPVVLAFMRYVIATVCMFALLRRSAFMPMAARDRVQVALLGVLFFGVFPWSFSASLTHLPSATVALVVATNPLVTLALSALRGTERLSARAITGQLLALAGIVLALPPVTLGTGASEGSGLWIGYAEVATTVLCGAVYNVWSRPMLLKYPSAVVTGYAMVAGTLALAPLALMQGLLTHTRTITTSGWGAVFFLGTLGGAVGFGLWGYALRRSTPSRVAVFLALNPITAIALGVLLLGEPLTPRLVLALVAVLSGIQLATRK, encoded by the coding sequence GTGACCGAGCACGCAGATCCCCACGCCGAGCGCCGCGCGGCCATTGCGGCGACGGTAGCGTGCATTTGCTTCGGCGCGTCGGTGGTGGCGACGCGATACGTGGTGCCGCAAACCACGCCAGTAGTGCTGGCCTTCATGCGCTACGTCATTGCCACGGTGTGCATGTTCGCGCTGCTGCGTCGCTCGGCCTTCATGCCCATGGCCGCGCGTGATCGCGTGCAGGTGGCGCTGCTGGGTGTGCTCTTCTTCGGCGTGTTTCCGTGGAGCTTCAGCGCGTCACTCACACATTTGCCATCGGCCACGGTGGCGCTGGTGGTGGCGACCAACCCGCTGGTAACGCTCGCGCTGTCGGCGCTGCGCGGAACGGAACGCCTGTCGGCGCGCGCCATCACGGGGCAGCTGCTGGCGTTGGCGGGGATCGTGCTGGCGCTGCCTCCCGTGACGCTGGGCACTGGCGCTTCCGAAGGGAGCGGCCTGTGGATTGGCTACGCCGAGGTGGCCACGACGGTGTTATGCGGTGCCGTGTACAACGTCTGGTCGCGCCCCATGCTGCTCAAATATCCGTCGGCCGTGGTGACGGGTTACGCAATGGTGGCCGGCACACTGGCGCTGGCGCCGCTGGCGCTGATGCAGGGGCTGCTGACACACACACGCACCATTACGACGAGTGGTTGGGGGGCGGTGTTCTTTCTGGGGACGCTGGGCGGGGCGGTGGGCTTCGGGTTGTGGGGCTATGCGCTCCGCCGCTCCACGCCGTCGCGGGTGGCGGTGTTTCTGGCGCTCAATCCCATTACCGCCATTGCGCTGGGGGTGCTGTTGCTGGGCGAACCGCTCACGCCGCGACTGGTGCTGGCGCTGGTCGCGGTGCTGAGCGGCATTCAATTGGCCACGCGGAAGTAG
- a CDS encoding Fic family protein, with protein sequence MHLPTLLSGLEIRLDGALAALVSEAEQALIALNHEGGPALARLARLLLRTESIASSKVEGLQLGVRDLARAEAKAESGTPPGATAQEVLANIDAMVLAVEGAAERADFDEDGILAIHRRLLEHAAHQHIAGQFRESQNWIGGNDYTPCGADFVPPPPDLIAPLLRDLCETINTDLLSPLVQAALVHAQFETIHPFDDGNGRTGRALVHVVFKRRGIAREFVPPISVVFAGAREQYIGGLTRFRNDGDDGVLAWIEHFAMATRRASQLARAYIAQVRLLQEVWRTKLRALPTVPRADAAAWAIIDHLPAHPMISAPVATAVTHRSKSRVYEAIEQLTAAGVLIPLSSGQRNRWWEATGLLDLVEKLESGESPRASLP encoded by the coding sequence GTGCATCTCCCCACGCTGCTCAGTGGCTTGGAGATTCGCCTCGACGGCGCGCTCGCTGCACTAGTGTCGGAAGCCGAGCAGGCACTGATCGCACTGAACCATGAAGGTGGCCCCGCGCTCGCCCGGCTGGCGCGGCTGCTCCTGCGCACGGAGTCCATCGCGTCATCGAAGGTTGAAGGGCTGCAGTTGGGCGTCCGAGACCTGGCGCGCGCTGAGGCCAAGGCAGAATCGGGGACGCCGCCGGGAGCGACGGCACAGGAGGTATTGGCCAACATCGACGCGATGGTGCTGGCCGTCGAAGGCGCCGCCGAGCGCGCAGACTTCGACGAAGACGGGATCCTCGCCATCCATCGTCGTCTGCTCGAGCACGCGGCACACCAGCACATCGCTGGGCAATTCCGTGAATCCCAAAACTGGATTGGGGGGAACGACTACACCCCGTGTGGTGCGGACTTCGTTCCGCCACCGCCCGACCTCATCGCGCCGCTCCTGCGCGACCTGTGTGAGACGATCAATACCGACCTCCTGTCGCCACTGGTGCAGGCGGCGCTCGTGCACGCGCAGTTCGAGACCATTCATCCGTTCGACGATGGCAATGGCAGAACGGGGCGAGCCCTCGTGCATGTCGTGTTCAAGCGGCGCGGCATCGCGCGCGAGTTCGTCCCACCAATCAGTGTCGTGTTCGCCGGCGCCCGAGAGCAATACATCGGGGGGCTCACCCGCTTCCGGAACGACGGTGATGACGGCGTGCTCGCCTGGATCGAACACTTTGCCATGGCCACTCGACGGGCGTCGCAGCTCGCCCGAGCGTATATCGCGCAGGTGCGTCTGCTGCAGGAGGTGTGGCGCACGAAGCTCCGGGCGCTCCCAACGGTGCCACGCGCCGATGCAGCGGCGTGGGCGATCATCGACCACCTTCCGGCGCATCCCATGATCTCAGCACCAGTCGCAACAGCGGTGACGCATCGATCGAAGAGCCGCGTGTACGAAGCCATCGAACAGTTGACTGCCGCGGGAGTGCTGATCCCGCTGTCAAGCGGTCAGCGCAACCGATGGTGGGAAGCGACAGGCCTACTCGATTTGGTCGAGAAACTGGAATCGGGCGAGTCGCCCCGAGCTTCGTTACCATAA
- a CDS encoding isoamylase early set domain-containing protein — translation MSDLQPGAPRNEPRDSLALDDDLMLAQVKAVLTPLPPVDRRHIAHILAATQERKRTPWQRLFGRLEDVLEWWRFNTPPVARGATLAAAALTIGFVARGYIMNPGAASSNAAAGRVALPPSATSPAASPTAAPAMLRAVEGPVEPSEQRLPTQFVLDARDLPTARSVSLVGDFNDWNVTATPLTLENGAWVATMPLLPGRHVYAFVVNGETWIADPRAPQATDSDFGRPGSVIIIQAP, via the coding sequence ATGAGTGACCTCCAACCGGGTGCCCCGCGCAACGAGCCGCGCGATTCGCTCGCGCTCGACGACGACCTGATGCTCGCTCAGGTGAAGGCGGTACTCACACCGCTGCCGCCGGTAGACCGACGTCATATCGCGCACATTCTGGCCGCCACGCAGGAGCGGAAACGTACGCCGTGGCAGCGCCTGTTTGGCCGGCTGGAAGACGTGCTCGAGTGGTGGCGGTTCAACACCCCGCCCGTGGCCCGCGGTGCCACGCTCGCAGCGGCCGCACTCACGATTGGCTTTGTGGCCAGAGGGTACATCATGAATCCCGGCGCCGCGTCTTCCAACGCGGCGGCGGGGCGTGTGGCGTTGCCGCCGTCCGCCACGTCGCCGGCGGCGTCGCCGACGGCAGCGCCGGCCATGCTGCGCGCGGTGGAAGGGCCGGTCGAACCGAGTGAACAGCGCCTGCCCACGCAGTTCGTACTCGACGCCCGCGATCTCCCCACCGCCCGCAGCGTGTCGCTGGTGGGTGACTTCAACGACTGGAACGTCACGGCCACCCCACTCACCCTCGAGAACGGGGCGTGGGTGGCCACGATGCCCTTACTTCCCGGTCGCCACGTCTATGCGTTTGTGGTGAACGGCGAAACGTGGATCGCCGACCCGCGAGCGCCGCAGGCCACCGACAGCGATTTCGGCCGCCCCGGCTCCGTCATCATCATCCAGGCGCCATAA
- a CDS encoding pentapeptide repeat-containing protein codes for MTQDVDTFTMIDFVANVVKFWQIIIFVFGAYQFWASRRERLASDKVRNEQALTDSNYQAWQVVNSAQGKGGSGGRIDALANLVRNGQSLAGVNVDGAWLEGINLKGANLQHASFRNANLQGALLDGANLKHASFEGANLTAASLEGAYLQAVHVAGARMSAANLMKADLADLVGWRDIQSISYARINDIQRAPSGFRDWARTNGAEDAESQAAAPDDDHGYSTQFRAV; via the coding sequence ATGACTCAGGACGTGGACACCTTCACCATGATCGACTTTGTCGCGAATGTGGTGAAGTTCTGGCAGATCATCATTTTCGTCTTCGGCGCGTACCAGTTCTGGGCGAGCCGACGCGAGCGGCTGGCCTCCGATAAAGTGCGCAACGAGCAGGCACTGACCGACTCGAACTATCAGGCCTGGCAGGTCGTCAACAGTGCGCAGGGAAAAGGTGGCAGTGGAGGCCGCATTGATGCCTTGGCCAATCTGGTGCGCAACGGGCAGTCACTGGCCGGGGTGAACGTGGACGGTGCCTGGCTGGAAGGAATCAACCTCAAAGGGGCCAACCTCCAGCACGCCAGCTTTCGCAACGCCAATCTGCAGGGCGCCCTTCTGGACGGGGCGAATCTCAAGCATGCCTCGTTCGAAGGCGCCAACCTCACGGCGGCATCGCTTGAAGGGGCCTACCTGCAGGCGGTGCACGTGGCAGGGGCGCGGATGTCCGCGGCCAATCTCATGAAGGCCGATCTCGCCGATCTTGTGGGCTGGCGGGACATTCAGAGCATCAGTTACGCGCGCATCAACGACATCCAGCGCGCCCCCAGTGGGTTCCGCGATTGGGCGCGCACCAACGGGGCCGAAGACGCGGAATCCCAAGCAGCGGCGCCCGACGACGACCACGGCTACTCCACACAGTTTCGCGCCGTGTAG
- a CDS encoding RNA polymerase sigma factor, translated as MDAAHLHLVLQQARQGERSAFAQLVEHYYPRALRFALQMLRSREDAEEAVQDTFLRVHDNLARFREDAPFDPWFFRILGNRCRTLLSKRKRHHELVEYGDLPIDAASEESADIPNDGFAREVHRALAELPPEQREAFLLRHVNDMDYEEMTIVTGAKGSTLRMRVKRAIDTLRGTLQVPMTEGALHE; from the coding sequence ATGGACGCCGCTCACCTCCACCTCGTGCTGCAGCAGGCGCGTCAAGGCGAACGCTCCGCCTTCGCGCAGCTTGTGGAGCACTATTATCCCCGCGCGTTGCGCTTTGCGTTGCAGATGCTGCGCAGCCGCGAAGACGCCGAGGAAGCGGTGCAGGATACGTTCCTGCGGGTGCACGACAACCTGGCGCGCTTTCGCGAGGATGCGCCGTTTGATCCGTGGTTCTTTCGCATTCTGGGTAATCGCTGCCGCACGCTGCTCAGCAAGCGCAAACGGCATCATGAGCTCGTGGAGTACGGCGACCTGCCCATCGATGCGGCCAGCGAAGAGAGCGCGGATATCCCCAATGACGGCTTTGCCCGCGAGGTGCATCGCGCCCTCGCCGAACTGCCGCCGGAACAACGCGAAGCGTTTCTGCTCCGTCATGTAAACGATATGGACTACGAAGAGATGACCATCGTGACCGGAGCGAAGGGGTCTACCCTCCGCATGCGCGTCAAGCGCGCCATTGATACGCTGCGCGGCACGCTCCAGGTGCCGATGACCGAAGGAGCCCTGCATGAGTGA
- a CDS encoding rhomboid family intramembrane serine protease: MSYVTYDEFETSRSPSAVYWLIGLCVAVYFVQATLVGDDNMARWLGYAPGDLASRSLWTVGTYMFVHGGLLHLLLNMWTLWLFGPRVERAWGASTFTWYYLWCGLGGWAFHYMFQPNGGILVGASAAILGVAVAYASRWPDDEVLFFGVVPMKVKWLVAFMALINITMTVLDSGSMGGTAYAAHFGGMMAGWLYLRAPNVGSLDRFRSRIAPAPDYGDEPPRAVPKSGRPRERERDTDDIVAQSKAAIARVRPSPKPQPQPATVATVAPAPSTALDAVLDKIAAEGIESLTQAERMMLDEWSKRLRELS; encoded by the coding sequence ATGAGTTACGTCACCTACGACGAGTTTGAGACGTCACGCTCCCCGAGTGCCGTGTACTGGCTGATCGGGTTGTGTGTGGCCGTGTATTTCGTGCAAGCCACGTTGGTGGGCGACGACAACATGGCGCGGTGGCTGGGCTACGCGCCCGGTGATCTGGCGTCGCGCTCATTGTGGACGGTGGGCACGTACATGTTCGTGCACGGCGGCTTGCTGCATCTGCTGCTGAACATGTGGACGCTGTGGCTGTTTGGGCCGCGGGTGGAGCGGGCGTGGGGGGCGAGCACCTTCACCTGGTACTATCTGTGGTGCGGACTGGGTGGCTGGGCCTTTCACTACATGTTCCAGCCCAACGGCGGCATTCTGGTGGGCGCGTCGGCGGCCATTCTCGGTGTGGCGGTGGCGTACGCGTCGCGTTGGCCGGACGATGAAGTGCTGTTCTTTGGTGTGGTGCCCATGAAGGTGAAGTGGCTGGTGGCGTTCATGGCGCTCATCAACATCACGATGACCGTGTTGGACAGCGGCAGCATGGGCGGCACGGCGTACGCGGCGCACTTTGGCGGTATGATGGCCGGTTGGCTGTATCTGCGCGCGCCCAACGTGGGCAGCCTCGATCGTTTCCGCAGCCGTATTGCGCCGGCGCCCGATTACGGTGACGAGCCGCCGCGGGCGGTGCCCAAGTCGGGGCGTCCGCGTGAGCGCGAGCGCGATACCGACGACATTGTGGCGCAGAGCAAGGCCGCCATTGCGCGCGTGCGTCCCTCGCCCAAGCCGCAGCCGCAGCCGGCCACCGTGGCTACCGTGGCCCCGGCGCCCAGCACGGCGCTGGACGCGGTGCTGGACAAGATTGCGGCCGAGGGCATTGAAAGCCTCACGCAGGCCGAGCGGATGATGCTGGACGAGTGGTCGAAGCGGCTGCGGGAGCTTTCGTGA
- a CDS encoding type II toxin-antitoxin system RelE/ParE family toxin — MIQSFLDQATADLFAGKRTKANRHAVALWSVARRKLSALDAAVILGDLRSPPGNQLEPLKGDRKGQHSIRVNDQYRLCFVWTAEGPARVEFTDYHR, encoded by the coding sequence GTGATCCAGTCGTTCCTCGACCAAGCCACCGCCGACCTCTTCGCGGGAAAACGGACCAAGGCCAACCGTCACGCGGTGGCGCTGTGGTCGGTGGCCCGGCGTAAGCTTTCGGCGCTGGACGCGGCAGTGATACTCGGCGATCTCCGAAGCCCACCCGGTAATCAGCTGGAGCCGCTCAAGGGAGACCGGAAGGGACAACACTCGATTCGCGTGAACGATCAGTATCGGCTGTGTTTCGTGTGGACCGCGGAAGGTCCCGCCCGTGTGGAGTTCACGGACTACCACCGATGA
- a CDS encoding alpha/beta fold hydrolase, whose amino-acid sequence MIFRPPRIAGWRRRLAPILGLLSAPLAVTAQTAPPLLRDSVVARLAELRRIHTPDGIELLEPVAIDGTTQWVSVRGKHRENPVIVMIHGGPGSPTMPMAWAYQSPWEDFFTVVHYDQRGVGKNAATADTAALTPTLTFNQLVRDAELMVGWVRAKLGVQRVVVMGYSYGTMIGMALAQRRPEWLHAYVGVGQVSGSGDAYLYQRLRMLAQAAGQRDAMRELDSIAPYPRPGAPVSTVLLTRKWARYFNGGWYGKPTFDLLFALPAWAPEYTAADVARQTAATQWTTRTLVGRDGATLPDSLAVPVVVMQGKHDLHTPYEPARAYVERLRAPHKAFITLEWSAHVPMLEEPGQFLQQLLTVVQPLTVRR is encoded by the coding sequence ATGATCTTTCGTCCACCTCGTATCGCGGGATGGCGCCGCAGGCTCGCGCCCATCCTCGGGCTGCTCAGTGCGCCGCTTGCCGTCACGGCGCAAACAGCGCCTCCGCTGCTCCGCGACTCCGTGGTGGCCCGCCTCGCCGAGCTGCGCCGTATTCACACGCCAGACGGGATTGAGCTGCTGGAGCCCGTGGCGATTGATGGCACGACGCAGTGGGTGAGTGTGCGCGGCAAGCACCGGGAGAATCCGGTCATCGTGATGATACACGGCGGTCCAGGGTCACCGACCATGCCGATGGCCTGGGCGTATCAGTCACCGTGGGAAGATTTCTTTACCGTGGTGCACTACGACCAGCGCGGTGTAGGGAAGAACGCCGCCACGGCGGACACGGCGGCGCTGACCCCGACGCTCACCTTCAACCAACTGGTTCGCGACGCCGAACTGATGGTGGGATGGGTGCGGGCCAAATTGGGCGTGCAGCGCGTGGTGGTCATGGGCTACTCCTATGGCACCATGATTGGCATGGCGCTGGCGCAGCGCCGCCCTGAGTGGCTGCACGCGTATGTGGGGGTGGGGCAGGTGAGTGGGAGCGGCGATGCCTATCTGTACCAGCGACTGCGTATGCTGGCGCAGGCCGCAGGACAGCGCGATGCGATGCGCGAACTCGATTCCATTGCGCCCTATCCACGCCCCGGTGCCCCGGTGAGTACGGTACTGCTTACGCGAAAGTGGGCTCGCTATTTCAACGGGGGATGGTACGGCAAGCCCACCTTTGATTTGCTGTTTGCCTTACCCGCCTGGGCTCCGGAGTACACGGCGGCCGATGTGGCTCGACAAACAGCAGCCACCCAATGGACGACCCGGACGCTGGTAGGGCGCGATGGTGCTACGCTGCCGGATTCGCTGGCGGTGCCCGTGGTGGTGATGCAGGGGAAACACGATCTGCATACGCCGTACGAACCGGCGCGGGCGTATGTGGAACGTTTGCGAGCACCACACAAAGCGTTCATTACGCTGGAGTGGTCGGCGCATGTCCCCATGCTTGAAGAACCGGGGCAATTTCTGCAGCAGCTGCTGACGGTGGTGCAGCCGTTGACGGTGAGGCGGTGA
- the queF gene encoding preQ(1) synthase — translation MPKPQLLETFPNPYADRKYEIYMETNEFTSLCPLGGVETDAAELKLLEGGAPDFATIKITYTPAEKCLELKSLKLYFWSFRNDGIFYERAVNHIMDDLVAACQPHALTVVGDFNVRGGLKSIITASYTRD, via the coding sequence ATGCCCAAACCACAACTGCTGGAAACGTTTCCGAATCCGTATGCGGACCGGAAGTATGAGATCTACATGGAGACCAACGAGTTCACCTCGTTGTGTCCGCTGGGTGGCGTGGAGACCGACGCGGCGGAGCTCAAGCTGCTGGAAGGTGGCGCGCCCGATTTTGCGACGATCAAGATCACGTATACGCCGGCCGAGAAGTGCCTCGAGCTGAAGAGCCTGAAGTTGTACTTCTGGAGCTTCCGCAACGACGGCATTTTTTACGAGCGCGCGGTGAACCACATCATGGACGACCTGGTGGCCGCCTGTCAGCCGCACGCGTTGACGGTCGTGGGCGACTTCAACGTGCGCGGGGGTCTCAAAAGCATCATCACGGCCTCGTACACGAGAGACTGA
- a CDS encoding D-alanine--D-alanine ligase family protein: protein MPTPLKITVLLGGVSAERDVSLSSGLRIAAALREKGHEVICLDPAEGVLTRETERGLLATGVGSAPPSLAALAGMAAQSLSPTLGTLPEVTEADCVFLALHGGQGEDGTVQALLDMVGVPYTGSGHLASALAMDKHLSKVVLRAAGVATANWMMAPTDGSVLDPHEVGRHLDWPVVVKPSKQGSTVGLSIVREPEALAAAVTEAFKYDDEVMVERFVPGQELTVGILGDQVLPTIEIVPMKELYDYECKYTPGMAKEFVAELSDEVQSKLADQARKAFDALKLGGYARIDFRLDPQGQPWCLEANTLPGMTPTSLIPQAAAAAGVLFPDLCERIVNLALAKQRDR from the coding sequence ATGCCCACCCCCCTGAAAATTACGGTCCTCCTTGGCGGCGTTTCCGCCGAACGTGATGTCTCGCTGTCGAGCGGGCTGCGCATAGCCGCGGCGCTCCGCGAGAAGGGGCATGAGGTCATTTGCCTGGACCCCGCGGAGGGGGTGCTGACGCGGGAGACGGAGCGGGGGTTGCTGGCGACCGGTGTGGGGAGTGCGCCACCGTCGCTGGCCGCCTTGGCGGGGATGGCGGCCCAATCATTGTCGCCCACGCTGGGGACGCTGCCGGAGGTGACCGAGGCCGACTGCGTGTTTCTGGCGTTGCACGGCGGCCAGGGGGAAGACGGCACCGTGCAGGCGCTGCTCGATATGGTGGGGGTGCCCTATACGGGGAGCGGTCACCTGGCGAGCGCGCTGGCCATGGACAAGCACCTGAGCAAGGTGGTGTTGCGGGCGGCCGGGGTGGCGACGGCCAACTGGATGATGGCCCCGACCGACGGCTCGGTGCTCGACCCCCACGAGGTGGGGCGGCACCTGGATTGGCCGGTGGTGGTGAAGCCGTCCAAGCAGGGGAGCACGGTGGGGCTCAGCATTGTCCGGGAACCGGAGGCGCTGGCCGCGGCGGTGACCGAGGCGTTCAAGTACGACGACGAAGTGATGGTGGAGCGCTTCGTGCCGGGGCAGGAGCTCACGGTGGGCATTCTGGGCGATCAGGTACTGCCCACGATCGAGATTGTGCCGATGAAGGAGCTGTACGACTACGAGTGCAAGTACACGCCGGGGATGGCCAAGGAGTTCGTGGCCGAACTATCGGATGAGGTGCAGTCGAAGCTGGCGGATCAGGCCCGGAAGGCGTTTGACGCCCTCAAGCTGGGCGGCTACGCGCGCATTGATTTCCGGCTGGACCCCCAGGGGCAGCCGTGGTGTCTGGAGGCCAACACGTTGCCCGGTATGACACCTACCAGTCTCATCCCACAGGCGGCGGCCGCCGCTGGTGTCTTGTTTCCCGATCTGTGTGAGCGCATCGTCAATCTGGCGCTCGCGAAGCAGCGGGATCGGTAG
- the arsA gene encoding arsenical pump-driving ATPase has protein sequence MATPDALERLATNATRHLFFTGKGGVGKTTVASALALRLAELGRPTLLVSTDPASNLDDVFTMAVGEQPTPVPRTEDASGQTQLSVMNLDPVREAAAYRERMIAPYRGALPDAALRSLEEQLSGACTVEIAAFNAFTTLLTDAALARFAHIVFDTAPTGHTLRLLSLPSAWSGFISTNSSGASCLGPLAGLGEQQQQYASAVQTLCDPHRTTLVLVARAEPSALHEAARAAGELHALGMHEQQLVVNGLLRSSGSDAVATAFITRQTAAMAAMPEQLTSLPRVELPLVASECTGLAALRAVGRAAADTPSTPAGLHSAPTPHTAAYNPFGTFDELVQQLAAAGRGVIMTMGKGGVGKTTMAARIAQALARAGHAVHLTTTDPAAHVEAAVHAVTLASGSNAQPSLLTVSRIDPALETDRYASEVLADAEHSSGGLEPEERALLEEDLRSPCTEEIAVFRAFARTVADAADRFVVLDTAPTGHTLLLLDAAESYHREVARTAGSHIPESVRTLLPRLRDASYTRLLIVTLAESTPVHEAERLQQDLARAEIVPFGWIVNGSLAASGTQHPVLAARGRLEAPHLQRVATSLAQRAWLIPWDAAR, from the coding sequence ATGGCCACACCCGACGCGCTGGAGCGGCTGGCGACCAACGCCACCCGGCACCTCTTCTTCACCGGCAAGGGGGGCGTTGGCAAAACCACCGTCGCCAGTGCGCTGGCGCTGCGGCTCGCTGAACTGGGCCGCCCCACACTGCTGGTCAGCACCGACCCGGCGTCGAACCTCGACGATGTCTTCACCATGGCGGTTGGAGAACAGCCAACGCCGGTCCCGCGCACCGAAGACGCCAGCGGCCAGACGCAGCTCAGCGTCATGAATCTCGATCCCGTACGGGAAGCCGCCGCCTATCGCGAGCGCATGATTGCCCCGTATCGCGGTGCGCTCCCCGACGCCGCGCTGCGCAGCCTCGAAGAGCAGCTTTCCGGCGCCTGCACCGTGGAAATCGCCGCCTTCAACGCCTTCACCACGCTGCTCACCGATGCGGCCCTGGCGCGCTTCGCGCACATCGTGTTCGACACGGCGCCAACAGGACATACGCTGCGGCTGCTGAGTCTCCCCAGCGCGTGGAGTGGCTTCATCAGCACCAACAGCAGCGGGGCCAGCTGTCTTGGCCCGCTCGCCGGACTCGGCGAGCAGCAGCAGCAGTACGCCAGCGCCGTGCAGACGCTCTGCGACCCCCACCGCACCACGCTGGTGCTCGTCGCGCGCGCCGAACCAAGTGCCTTGCACGAAGCGGCGCGCGCCGCGGGCGAGCTCCATGCGCTGGGCATGCACGAGCAACAGCTGGTGGTGAACGGACTGCTGCGCTCCAGCGGTTCGGATGCCGTGGCCACGGCGTTCATCACGCGACAAACCGCGGCCATGGCCGCCATGCCGGAACAGCTCACCAGCCTGCCCCGCGTGGAACTCCCGCTGGTGGCATCGGAGTGCACCGGACTGGCCGCCCTGCGCGCCGTTGGACGGGCCGCAGCGGACACACCCTCGACGCCCGCCGGGCTCCACAGCGCTCCCACGCCACACACCGCTGCCTACAACCCCTTTGGCACCTTCGACGAGTTGGTGCAGCAACTCGCCGCGGCCGGTCGGGGGGTCATCATGACCATGGGCAAAGGTGGCGTCGGGAAGACCACCATGGCGGCCCGCATTGCCCAGGCGCTCGCCCGCGCCGGCCACGCGGTGCATCTCACCACGACCGACCCGGCCGCACATGTGGAAGCCGCGGTCCATGCCGTGACGCTGGCCTCCGGCAGCAACGCGCAGCCGTCGTTGCTCACCGTCAGTCGCATCGACCCGGCGCTGGAAACAGATCGCTATGCCAGTGAAGTGCTCGCCGATGCCGAGCACTCGTCGGGTGGGCTCGAGCCCGAAGAGCGGGCGCTGCTGGAAGAAGACCTTCGCTCTCCCTGCACCGAAGAAATCGCCGTCTTCCGGGCCTTTGCCCGCACGGTCGCCGACGCCGCCGACCGGTTCGTCGTGCTCGATACCGCGCCCACCGGTCACACGTTGCTGCTGCTCGACGCCGCGGAGAGCTATCACCGCGAAGTCGCTCGCACGGCGGGATCACACATCCCCGAATCGGTGCGCACGCTGTTGCCGCGACTGCGCGATGCCAGCTACACGCGCCTGCTCATCGTAACGCTCGCCGAGTCCACCCCGGTGCACGAAGCGGAGCGGCTGCAGCAGGACTTGGCGCGCGCAGAGATTGTCCCGTTCGGGTGGATCGTGAACGGCAGCCTCGCCGCCAGCGGCACGCAGCATCCGGTGCTCGCCGCTCGCGGACGCTTGGAGGCCCCGCACCTGCAACGGGTGGCCACCTCGCTGGCGCAGCGCGCCTGGCTCATTCCCTGGGACGCCGCCCGCTAG
- a CDS encoding DVUA0089 family protein, translating to MLKRVLSATLLSLTLATGAQAQTDLTVSSFVPLGGRSVISFDVTTAGTFDLWTTSIAGPNGTTPFDSYMTLFEGRPDATGYISGAYVTNDDDSCGTFGFDAPGAQCGPAVFAFNALINNRFLTVGQYTVVVQGCCGPTLEAVRSGTGIQENGFGDFNFRIASEAFEGRNGVANIVGTVVPEPSTYMLMVAGLTGLGLVARRRRLS from the coding sequence ATGCTCAAGCGCGTTCTTTCTGCCACCCTGCTTTCGCTGACGCTCGCGACCGGCGCGCAGGCGCAAACCGACCTCACCGTTTCGTCGTTCGTCCCGCTGGGCGGCCGATCGGTGATCAGCTTCGATGTCACGACCGCCGGCACATTCGACCTCTGGACGACATCCATTGCAGGCCCGAATGGGACGACGCCCTTTGATTCGTATATGACCCTGTTCGAAGGACGTCCCGATGCCACTGGATACATCAGCGGGGCATACGTCACGAACGACGACGACAGCTGCGGGACCTTTGGATTCGATGCGCCAGGCGCCCAGTGCGGTCCGGCGGTATTTGCATTTAATGCGCTGATCAACAACCGCTTTCTGACCGTCGGACAGTATACCGTCGTCGTGCAGGGGTGCTGTGGCCCAACCCTGGAGGCAGTTCGATCGGGAACGGGTATTCAGGAGAATGGCTTCGGCGACTTCAATTTCCGCATCGCTTCTGAAGCGTTCGAAGGGAGAAACGGCGTAGCGAACATCGTCGGCACCGTCGTCCCCGAGCCGTCCACGTACATGCTGATGGTCGCCGGTCTCACCGGCCTTGGCCTCGTGGCCCGGCGGCGGCGCCTGAGCTGA